The genomic window CAGATAGAGATAAGAGATGGAGGAGGAAGCTAAGAGGAAGAGTAGTACGGAGGAAGAGGGAGAGTGAGGGAGGCGGCGAGAAAGGCGGCGAGGATGGTGGAGGTCGGGAACATGGTCGGAGTCAAGCCCTAGAGGGAGGGAGGTATTGTTATTGTATCGTCCCAAACGATGCCTCCTGCTGTGGAATAGCTCCGAAGCGCTCGTCATACACTGCCGACACACGATCGATAATCTTCCTTCCTACAATGGAAcgtagaaagaggaaagagaggggaaagaaaaggaaaaaaagagggGAAATAGGGTCAAAGCCAACTAACTAGCCAANNNNNNNNNNNNNNNNNNNNNNNNNNNNNNNNNNNNNNNNNNNNNNNNNNNNNNNNNNNNNNNNNNNNNNNNNNNNNNNNNNNNNNNNNNNNNNNNNNNNNNNNNNNNNNNTTTTCGGTGTTGTGTTACTGTATTAGTATAATAGCGTGAGTGTGTGACTAATTTCCTGAcagaaaatccaaaaaataatccttttatttatttattactttaTGGTGCAGTGGAAAGTGAAACAAGTGGTGCAGTTGGAAATGGTAAGAATGGGATAATGTTGTTTCGAATGGTGGTGGGTGGGTATGGGTATGGACCTGGCTAATCACTAAGGTTGACAAATGACAACATCATACATCCAAACCGTTCCTTTCACTCCCCATTGTTAACGTGGCAGTGTGTTACTATCCTCCTCTCATCTCATGCAATCTAAATCAACTCACTAGTTACTAATAGGGCTGGCATAGGATAGGATTTGTACCCTATTCTATTCACGGATTGAGAATTTTTTAACCCTAATTTTATCtttactttaaaatattaaatcCTATCTTATTCTATTCTATCtgcaaaaatattaaatttttttaaagtaaacataaaattcaatcatttcgaattttatacatattaataacataaaaaataaaaaattaatattttaaattactaaattaactaactggttttagtggttgttcacttattgtaagtcataTATAAGAGAGGTTGTGGGTTTAACTCTCACTTTCTTTATTATATACTTAATTTTTATAGCAGATCGGATAACATACCCTACTCGAACGGATTGGATCGGGTTAGATACCTGCGAAGTAGAGTATAAATTGCTATCCCTAATTATTAATCACTATGactgttaattaataattttgaaatattttagaATAATTCAAAAAGTCTCAAGTATCTAAGATAGTATTTGAATGTGTTTAAGATCATGGCACTCTCAAAACACAAATTAAACTATAAATAATTATACTTTACCAACTCATACCGTGTCATATGTTTGTTTTATAGGCTGTATTTGGAATAAATATTAAGACCAAAAAATAAGAGATTAGAAGACAGGAATTAAATTGAAACATAATTCTATAATTTGGAAAgactataatatattaataaaatagaatttaaatttaaaaagtgtACGAGTGGATTTGAGAATCAGACCTCTTTTGATCTAATTTACAATGAAGCAAAAATGAGAATTTGAATTCTCAGAAAAATTCAAATAATTTATCTTTAGTTATTTCAAAGCAAgaaaaaaattagtttaattacttAGTccttatagttttgcgaaatttttaattaggtttctgtattttttttttaattgaatccttgcactaattttttttaattggtccctacacttttttttccttttatttgggtccctgcaccaaaattttttttagttaggtccctataaaattaaaccAATTATTGTCAAGAGGGAtctaattagaaaaaaaattttggtgtagaAATCcaactaaaaaagaaaaaaattataagaacctaatttaaaattttgcaaaactatagagaccaatagaataattaaaccaaacaAATTATACtcttgagtgaattttaattctTAACATTTCAAACAAGCTCTTAGTCTCAATCCCAATCCTAAAAAACAAATGCAGCCATAGAGAATCCGAAtccatatggttagggacagacATACGGGAGTGTCGAGTGGAGACTTTCCCCCTCCCAAGCtttaaaaaaatagtaataatgtattaaatataatttaattttttaagaaaTATATTTAGTATTTAATTTGGTATAANNNNNNNNNNNNNNNNNNNNNNNNNNNNNNNNNNNNNNNNNNNNNNNNNNNNNNNNNNNNNNNNNNNNNNNNNNNNNNNNNNNNNNNNNNNNNNNNNNNNNNNNNNNNNNNNNNNNNNNNNNNTCTCTTGataatattatatttttgaaTCCGTCCTATATATGTAATATCATTATATCACTATAGACTTTTATTCTTTCgttttaatttcttattattcTCCTTTCTCAGgtttttccatattttcttttggaaGGAGGGattgtaaataataaaattaagctGGAGAAACTTAATATAGGATCAACAAATGCGTTAATTTATTATAACCCTTTGAATGTTTTTACTTCTTTTTACCGAAAATAATAATTGAGGAAGAGAATGGGAGTAAAAGTCGAAGTTTAAGCATTTGGCATGAATGCTGTGATGATTTATTAATTTACTCGGGGGAAGAATAGAGAACATAAGATAAGaaaacaccacatccaactcaaaaccttaaagtGTTAAGTttatgggtctctcatcttataaactcctcactcttccttgctttctttgatgtgggactaacttcaacactcctcgcACTTGCAACACTAATATATTTTTTGCTCTTTTGTCTGTTAGACTTAATATTCTATTCAAAGATTTGATACATGTATGAGCCATTATAATggtgcagcagaaagtaaatgttAGACCACAAACTTCCCTTTCATATTATTCTCTCAAGACTTTTAGGTTAGAGAACTTAAAAgtgttattttatgattttatcaaCTCTCGATGAGATTAGATGCTTTATTAAGACCACCAGCAGTGTATTCAGCAACTGTTTCAATCAATAGCCACATTAAGATATTTAGCATAGTGACAGAAGAGACACACAGTGATTATGCATGGTGTAAGAAACCACAGTTACTTGTTAAGGATTAAAATTGAAGCATTCATAAGGATGCTTGATCTCCATATTTATTTAGTTACAATAGCCACTCAACATTTGCATGTTGGTGCTACTTTAAGTTTGGGAACTAATAACCTTATTGACTAAGtatattatatatctatattaGGTAGTTATTTAGTTCCCCATTAACAGGAATTTAATCCAATTAATTAAGCTTTAGTGTTTGTCTACACCATCAACATTTCTGAGCCAGTAAGTCTGAGTGAAAGAGGCTGCATCCTCAGGAACATCATCCATCACCCATTCATGCCCTTTTGGGAAGTAAATCCCTGTACGTGGGTGTGGAACCCAGCATGTTGAATCCTCTATCTTCCCATAACTCTTTGGAATTCCTCCACAGCTTTCTGCTGCATGTTGGGAACTCCCTGAGAACTTTATCACCCTACTTTCTGTTCTCCTTGCTCCCCTGTTTGTCCTTCACATTTCAATTCTTATCATTTAAATGGACTCAAACTTACACGCAGTtatcttcatgtgaagttgatagttgagagccgttagatgaaaatccAGTCAAATCAGCTtaatcatctaacgactctcaatttTCAATTTCACATGAAGTTAACTGCAAGATTCTCTATTATAAAAGAATCATCAAACAGGATTAAGGGATCATGGTAAGGAAAGATGATTCAAAATAAACTACTATAAGAAGAAATGAATCATGACCCTCTTGGTGTTACTATGAGGCCAATGCACTATTATTTCTAGTGGCAAACACTCCTGAATATGCAATACAACTTGATCATTAAGAAAATTCCTGATGATAACTTACCGGAGAAGCAACATATCTGTGACGCCGCGCCTGGCCATGAGAGCTGCAAGAAGCTAAGCAGAATCAATCAGGTGGTACAATAATATGTAGTGAATCAAAATCAATGCAGTACCACGGATAGTATGCGTTATTGTCTCAAAACAAGGAATGTTTTTGCTTTCAAAAACCCCATCACCTCACAAGGGTATTTATAGCAGTGTAATGCTGCATGATTTGCAAATAAAGAGAAAGGATCCAATGAAAGAATAAGTTCTTTTTCCACATGTATTGAAGCATAAAAGCAGATAGAGAGACTTTATTTTGAGTTACTGGAAATGGGTTAATGATGTGAGAGCTTTGTGTTTGTCTGGGAAAACCAATCTGTGGTTTTAAATCCTTGCTTTTGAGGCACCGTTAAAAGTGCTTTCAGAAATGGATAAAGCGATTCTATCTTATTAAGAATTATTGTGGAGGTTTCTCTTATAAGATCTTTAAGGACAAGAAAGAATATTGCTATTGTACGACCCTTTATTATGATATTGGAATAACTCTATTAACACACTATTTCTTGTTTAAAACAAGTACAAACTTCATTCATATCATTAATTAATCACATTTTCTGCTAATACAAACCCCCTATTTGGAAGGACACTATCACATTTGATTGTTCCTTTTATAATCTGCACGTGGAAGTGTCTGTTGTTCCTAGCTACATCGTGTATAATCCGTGTTATAGAATAAATACCATCAACATGGTTCAGTACTCATGATCTTAGTCCTTAATTAAttgttctctttttctcttttctgatGAAACAATTTAACATGGCATATTATCCGCTGTTAGCTTAAAAAAGTGTGTGGCCAGCTAATGGAAAAAGAAGCTAGTGCATATTAGTAAGAAATTAAGAATGTAAGTTTCATTTTAATTAGTTAAAATTTGCCATTTTCAACTCATATAAAGATTCCCCTTTTTATTTGAGACAATAGTACTATATTACTGTCCACGCATAATTTTAATATCAGATTAATTagtttttgagaaaaaaaatatttaagtctTTTATGATAATATGAAACAAAAAGAAATTATTCATGTAT from Arachis ipaensis cultivar K30076 chromosome B09, Araip1.1, whole genome shotgun sequence includes these protein-coding regions:
- the LOC107616805 gene encoding uncharacterized protein LOC107616805 isoform X1, which codes for MARRGVTDMLLLRTNRGARRTESRVIKFSGSSQHAAESCGGIPKSYGKIEDSTCWVPHPRTGIYFPKGHEWVMDDVPEDAASFTQTYWLRNVDGVDKH
- the LOC107616805 gene encoding uncharacterized protein LOC107616805 isoform X2, whose protein sequence is MARRGVTDMLLLRGARRTESRVIKFSGSSQHAAESCGGIPKSYGKIEDSTCWVPHPRTGIYFPKGHEWVMDDVPEDAASFTQTYWLRNVDGVDKH